A genomic region of Rhipicephalus sanguineus isolate Rsan-2018 chromosome 1, BIME_Rsan_1.4, whole genome shotgun sequence contains the following coding sequences:
- the LOC119379330 gene encoding tyrosine--tRNA ligase, cytoplasmic, with protein MAEHTVEENGGIAAVPAKVNLVTRNLQEVLGEARMNEIMKERDLKIYWGTATTGKPHVAYFVPMSKIADFLKAGCEVTILFADLHAYLDNMKAPWGLLELRTQYYEHVIKAMLKSIGVPLEKLKFVKGSTYQLSKEFSMDVYRLVSLVTEHDAKKAGAEVVKQVEHPLLSSMLYPLLQALDEEYLHVDAQFGGVDQRKIFTFAEKYLPQLGYEKRIHLMNPMVPGLSGGKMSSSEEDSKIDLLDTPAAVKKKLKKAFCEPGNLEDNGVLAFVKHVLVPLQKGTDLVIERDEAHGGNVVYSSYEQLEDDFKNLKLHPGDLKAMVEVQLNRLLDPIREAFSDPRLQKLTADAYPPPTKAVFDEVTPQRLDLRVGRIVEVNDHPDADALYVSRVDLAEPTGPRTVVSGLRNLVPKEALLNQNVVLLCNLKPSKMRGVESQAMVLCASVQEPRQVEPLKPPSNCSPGDRVFIEGYEDASIQPDSQLNPKKKIWEKLQVDMKVSTSLVAEWSGCAFIVNGQPVTCASLKGAPIK; from the exons ATGGCTGAACACACTGTCGAAGAGAACGGTGGCATCGCAGCTGTTCCAGCAAAAGTGAACTTGGTTACGAGAAACCTCCAAGAAGTGCTCGGTGAAGCTCGAATGAATGAAATCATGAAGGAACGAGATCTGAAAATCTACTGGGGCACAGCAACTACTGGCAAGCCTCACGTTGCCTATTTCGTTCCGATGTCGAAGATCGCCGACTTCTTGAAAGCGGGTTGTGAGGTAACCATTCTCTTTGCAGATTTGCATGCATACTTGGATAACATGAAAGCTCCTTGGGGTTTACTCGAACTCCGGACGCAGTACTACGAGCACGTAATCAAAGCGATGCTCAAGTCCATTGGCGTGCCTTTGGAGAAGCTCAAGTTTGTGAAGGGCTCCACGTACCAATTGAGCAAAGAGTTCTCTATGGATGTCTATCGTCTGGTGTCTTTGGTGACTGAACATGACGCTAAGAAGGCTGGGGCCGAAGTTGTGAAGCAGGTCGAGCACCCTCTCCTTAGTAGTATGCTCTATCCATTATTGCAAGCCTTAGATGAGGAGTACTTGCATGTCGATGCACAGTTCGGCGGTGTTGACCAGCGCAAGATTTTCACGTTCGCCGAGAAGTACTTACCTCAGCTGGGTTACGAAAAACGTATTCATCTAATGAACCCTATGGTGCCTGGGCTGTCGGGCGGTAAAATGAGTTCGTCGGAGGAAGATTCCAAGATCGACTTGCTGGACACCCCAGCAGCCGTGAAAAAGAAACTCAAGAAGGCTTTCTGCGAACCAGGAAACCTGGAGGACAACGGTGTTCTTGCCTTTGTGAAGCATGTGCTTGTGCCTCTTCAGAAAGGCACTGATTTGGTAATTGAGCGCGACGAGGCGCACGGTGGTAACGTAGTGTACTCGAGCTACGAACAGCTGGAGGATGATTTCAAGAACCTCAAGCTACACCCAGGTGATTTGAAAGCCATGGTCGAAGTACAGCTGAATCGGCTGCTTGATCCAATCAGAGAAGCCTTCAGTGATCCGAGGCTTCAGAAGCTGACTGCCGATGCTTATCCACCTCCAACAAAAGCAGTTTTTGATGAAGTTACCCCGCAGCGCCTCGACTTGAGGGTTGGCCGTATCGTGGAAGTTAACGACCATCCAGATGCAGATGCACTTTACGTGTCTCGTGTTGACCTGGCTGAACCTACTGGCCCCCGTACAGTTGTCAGTGGCCTACGAAACTTGGTACCCAAGGAGGCACTTCTCAACCAGAACGTTGTTCTGCTGTGCAACTTGAAGCCATCTAAGATGCGAGGTGTGGAATCGCAAGCAATGGTGCTCTGCGCATCTGTACAGGAGCCACGGCAAGTTGAGCCCCTAAAACCACCCAG CAACTGCAGTCCAGGAGACCGAGTATTCATTGAAGGTTACGAGGATGCCAGCATCCAGCCAGACAGCCAACTAAACCCAAAAAAGAAGATTTGGGAGAAGCTGCAGGTGGACATGAAGGTTTCCACATCACTTGTAGCCGAGTGGAGTGGTTGTGCATTTATTGTGAATGGCCAACCTGTCACATGTGCTTCGCTAAAGGGAGCACCTATTAAATAA